One Stenotrophomonas oahuensis genomic region harbors:
- the gloA gene encoding lactoylglutathione lyase: MTLAFQSQPGVAAQPPAETTGFVFNHTMLRVKDITASLDFYTRVLGFQLLDQRDFPEAQFSLYFLALLPAGTAIPEGDDARRVWMAGIPGVLELTHNHGTEKQDGPVYHDGNSDPRGFGHICVSVPDIKAACKRFDDLQVPYQKRLEDGRMKHLAFIKDPDGYWVEIISNTPVA; this comes from the coding sequence ATGACCCTTGCCTTCCAGTCCCAGCCCGGCGTGGCCGCCCAGCCGCCGGCTGAAACCACCGGTTTCGTTTTCAACCACACCATGCTGCGGGTGAAGGACATCACCGCCTCGCTGGACTTCTACACCCGGGTGCTGGGGTTCCAGCTGCTGGACCAGCGCGACTTCCCGGAAGCGCAGTTCAGCCTGTACTTCCTGGCCCTGCTGCCCGCGGGCACCGCCATTCCGGAGGGCGATGACGCCCGCCGCGTGTGGATGGCCGGCATTCCCGGCGTGCTGGAGCTCACCCACAACCACGGTACCGAGAAGCAGGACGGCCCGGTGTACCACGACGGCAATTCCGACCCGCGCGGCTTCGGCCACATCTGCGTGTCCGTGCCGGACATCAAGGCCGCCTGCAAGCGCTTTGACGACCTGCAGGTGCCCTACCAGAAGCGCCTGGAAGACGGCCGCATGAAGCATCTGGCCTTCATCAAGGACCCGGACGGCTACTGGGTGGAGATCATCTCCAACACCCCGGTCGCCTGA
- a CDS encoding VOC family protein, translating to METMELHRGRLIDHIQLVVRDLPASRRFYQAVFDTIGIPVAGEGEDYFWADELFISTASSEAAAGELTGRHHLAFQARDAATVDAFHKAAIAAGGKDNGAPGERPYHPGYYGAFVLDPDGNNIEVVYHGPATYSADSVKVTF from the coding sequence ATGGAAACCATGGAACTGCATCGCGGCCGCCTGATCGACCATATCCAGCTGGTGGTGCGTGACTTGCCCGCCAGCCGCCGCTTCTACCAGGCGGTGTTCGACACCATCGGCATTCCGGTGGCCGGCGAAGGTGAGGATTACTTCTGGGCCGATGAACTGTTCATCTCCACCGCCAGCAGCGAGGCGGCCGCCGGCGAGCTGACCGGGCGGCATCATCTGGCATTCCAGGCGCGCGATGCGGCCACGGTGGATGCGTTTCACAAGGCAGCGATTGCAGCTGGCGGGAAGGACAATGGTGCGCCCGGTGAGCGGCCGTATCATCCCGGGTATTACGGCGCGTTCGTGCTGGACCCGGATGGAAACAACATTGAAGTGGTGTACCACGGGCCGGCGACCTATAGCGCCGATTCGGTGAAGGTCACGTTCTGA